The following nucleotide sequence is from Cetobacterium somerae ATCC BAA-474.
GTATGAATCATAAACCATTTTTTCACTAAGCTTTTTTCCATTTTATCCTCCAAAGAGAGATACAAGCATCTTTAAAAGTCTTGAAGCAATTATATCGAAAACTCCTAAGTATATTCCTAAAAATATACTCATAGCAACAACCCAACTAGTTGCTGCAACAATCTCTTTTCTTCTAGGCCATTGAACCTTAGAATACTCTCTTCTTACATCATTAATTAGTCCCATTTTGCACCACCAGTAATTTTAATTTATAAAAAAAATGGCAGGTCAAGAGGGAATCG
It contains:
- the secE gene encoding preprotein translocase subunit SecE, which gives rise to MGLINDVRREYSKVQWPRRKEIVAATSWVVAMSIFLGIYLGVFDIIASRLLKMLVSLFGG